Part of the Cellulomonas hominis genome, CGGGTCGGCGCCGGGGACGGCGACGTCCGGCAGCGCGGCGACCACCGGCTGCACCGCGGCGACCGCGCCCGGGTCCAGCGCCTCGCCCTCCTCCCCCGCCAGCACGACGAGCACCGGGAGCGCCTCGGCCTCCGTGAACCCGGCCGACAGCTCCGCCGCGCGCGTCGACTCCGCCGACGACGGCAGGAACGCCGCCGAGTCGTTGGTCTGCACCTGCGACAGCGAGCCCTGCGCCATCCCGCCGAACGCCCCGACGGCCAGCCACCCCACGGCCACCGCCAGCACGACCAGCCCTCGCACGATCCCCCGCCAAGTCCTCAGCATGCTGAGCACTATGCGCGACGGACGCGATTGCGGCAACATGAGGCCCGTGGATCGGGACCCGGGGCGCAGCACGGCGGACCAGCATCCCCGCTGGTCCGCGATGGCCGCACCCGACCCCGCGGGCTGGCCCGTCGGGCGCCTGCTCTCCGCCGCGGCGCGGCGCGTCGAGCGGGACTGGAACGCGCACCTCGCGTCGTGGGACCTCAACCACGCCAGCCAGCCCGTGCTGGTCATCCTGCTGCGCGGCCCCCGCACGCAGGCGGAGCTCGCGGCGGCCTGCGAGGTCACCGAGCAGACGATGAGCCGCGTGCTCGCCCGGATCGAGCGCCGCGGCTACATCACCCGGGCCGCGCACGCCACCGACCGGCGCAAGCAGGTCATCGCGATCACCGACGCCGGGCGGG contains:
- a CDS encoding MarR family winged helix-turn-helix transcriptional regulator, with translation MAAPDPAGWPVGRLLSAAARRVERDWNAHLASWDLNHASQPVLVILLRGPRTQAELAAACEVTEQTMSRVLARIERRGYITRAAHATDRRKQVIAITDAGREAVLAASDPAAAEELVTEGLTPEQVEQLRGLLLLVARRAPR